In the Alistipes provencensis genome, TAGATGGTTGAATTGAAAAAACTTGTATTCCAAGTTTTTTCAGTCCGTCAGTCGTTTTCGGGTTTCAGAGCTCCATAAAAGTAGGATGCCGTAGCGCCGCCGTCGATCAGGAAATCGGCTCCCGTAATAAACGCTCCCCGGTCGCTTATCAGCAGCTCGGCCACATTCGCAATCTCATCCGCCGTACCGGGACGCCCTGCCGGACATTTGGCGAACATATTCTTGTAAAAATCCCCTCGCGGCCCGTTGAACTCATCCAATGCCAGCGGGGTTACGACGATCCCCGGAGAGATCGAGTTGATACGGGCATCCCGTTCGCCCCATTTCACGGCCTCGGCCATTACCCGTTTCACGTTGCAGCGTTTGGCCATCTGGTAGGCGTGCAACGTATCCCGGATATTTCGAGGTTGAAGAATATCGAGCGAGAGCAGTTCCTCTGTCGGTGTGCAGGCCAGTTGTTCGTCCTCGGCGGCGGTCAGTGCAGGCATCCGATGTCCCGATTGGCTGGAAATCGTAACGCCGACACCATCCTCTTTGATAACCTTACCGACTTCTTCGAGCAGAACGGCCGTTCCGTATAAGTCCACTTTCAATATGGTTTCTATCGAAGCCTGCGACGGCGACACGCCCGCCGCATTGACAAGCATCGAAATCTCACCGTATTTCCGGGCCTCGGCAATCAGGCTCAATATGGATGCTCTGGATGAAAGGTCCATTTCAACGGGTATTGCATCGAACCCGGCATTGTTCATGATCCGGGCAATATCCTCCGCATTTTCCGGCTTCTTATCGCCCACGACTATTTTCTTTCCATAGCTCATGCGACAGGCTATTGCCATACCGATCTGACCGGCTCCGGTCAATATGAGGACATCCTGATTCATTTGTCTTTCATTATTTATTTCTACCGGCAAAATTAAAGCTTTATTAATCAGGGAGCCTTAACTCCATTACCGATTGTCTTACCGGAATTACGGATTTTGATATTTATGCTTTGCATGGCTGCCTTCCTTCCGCAAACACAGTCTGTTTTGCTTCAATATGCGCTCGTCCGCCAACAAAAAAAGAGGCCTTAAAAGACCTCTTCGAGCGGAAAACGGAAACCAAACCTTCGGCTTCTTTCCGTTATGTATCAATATGTTACGGCGTTCTTTAGT is a window encoding:
- a CDS encoding SDR family oxidoreductase translates to MNQDVLILTGAGQIGMAIACRMSYGKKIVVGDKKPENAEDIARIMNNAGFDAIPVEMDLSSRASILSLIAEARKYGEISMLVNAAGVSPSQASIETILKVDLYGTAVLLEEVGKVIKEDGVGVTISSQSGHRMPALTAAEDEQLACTPTEELLSLDILQPRNIRDTLHAYQMAKRCNVKRVMAEAVKWGERDARINSISPGIVVTPLALDEFNGPRGDFYKNMFAKCPAGRPGTADEIANVAELLISDRGAFITGADFLIDGGATASYFYGALKPEND